The following DNA comes from Methanothrix sp..
AGCTGGTAGAGCAATGTGCCAAGACGCGTGAGGTGGTGGTGGTGCCCTATCAGGATGAGGGCAGGAAGCATGAATGGACAAGTGAGATCCTGGAGGCCTTCTTATCAGGCATAGAGCGGCCGATCAACCCAGAGATCTTCGAGCTTTTAGTCTCTGATGCCATAATCCCCTTCAAACTGGGCGAGTACACCATCCTGCAGACGGTCTCCCTGGTGGAGCAGATGTCCATCGCCGTGCCAAACCATGTTGAGTCTTACCTGCTCGCTGCTGGCCATCCCGCAGACAATGTCCATTCCCTGGTGGACCAGAGCCTAGGAGTCATGCATGGCATCTGGCCGGATGAACTGAGCTGCTGAATGCTCAACTCCAAAGTCGGGCAAATCATACAGGGCCGGCTTGAGGGCTGCAAGGTCCATCTGGGCCCTGAGGCCCTTCCCGAGCTGTACGAACAGGGCTACTTCGGCCGGCCCAGGGGGAAGGGCCTGGAGCTCTCCCTGGTGGAAGGGGCCTATCTCCTGGATCGGTCCAGAGTGAGGATCCTCCAGGAGGGAGAGGAGATCGACTTCCAGGCTTTTTTTCAAGTTGCCTCCTCGCTGGAGAAGGGATTTGAGTTCCGCTATGTGGTCTATAAGGATCTAAGGGAGCGGGGCTACTATGTCCAGCCAGGCAGGCCGGATTTTCGCGTCTATCCCAGAGGAGGCCATCCGGGAAAGGGGCCGGCGGAATTCTATGTCCTGGTCATATCGGAGCGCAATCCCCTGCCTTTAAAGGAGATCATGCAGTCCGTCCGCCTGGCGGGGCAGATGAGAAAGAGGCTCATGCTGGCAATTGTGGATGAGGAGAGCGATATCACCTTCTATGAGGGGCGTGAGCGCTCCATGACCGGGATGATGATCGATCTGGAGTACGGGGGCCAGGCCACGCTGCTTGAGGACCGGGTGGTTCTTTGGGACATTGAGGCCTCCCGCCTTCTGCATGAGAATGGATTCTACGGAAAGCCAGTGGGTGAACGGCTACAGCTCTCTTTGGTCGAGTCTGCGTATCTGTTGGAGAAGGGCAAGATTCAGCTGGCTGACCGCAAGGGAGAGCCAGTCGATCTCCCAACCCTCGTCGCCCAGGCAGAGCAGATAGATGAGGACTTCGGGCTGAAGTTTGCTGCCTACAAGGATCTGAGGGAGAAGAGGCTGGTGGTCAAGACGGGATTCAAGTTCGGTACCCACTTTCGGGTATACAAGCAGGTGCAGGGGACGAAAAAAGCTCCTCATTCCGAGTATCTGGTGCATGCCATCTCCCCAGATCATGTCTTCATGCCCCCGGTGCTCTCCCGCGCCGTCCGTCTGGCCCATTCAGTGAGAAAGCAGATGGTATTCGCCTATTCAGATGATGGAATTGGATACCTGGAGATTAAGAGGCTGAAGCCCTGAATAGCTCCCCCTCTTAGTGAGGCTGCCTTCTGCCCCACTCTCTCTTTCCCTTCTGTCCACCCACTCTCTCTCTTTCCCTTCTGTCCACCCACTCTCTCTTTCTCCTCTGTCCTCTCCCACTCTCTCTTTCCCTTCTGCTCCCATTCAGCCTCTATTCAATTTGCAGTGGATGCGAGTATATACTTAATTCTGCTCCTGGATCAAGCTCAGACGGTTCTGGTTTTAGCCAGCAGCTATATTTATTACTGCATTTATTAGACTATGAAATCGTTCACCATGCTCTAGCCGGTGAGCACATCTCTTGCATAGGAGGATATCAAGATGGTTCAAGGACGAGGGATTCCAAAGCCTGTGATATACGGCAATATGCCAGCAGTCTTTCAAAGGAGGGACGGAAATTTCGAGATAAAGCTGCAGGTAACAGGAGGATTATTGACCCCCCAGCAGGTACAGAGGATAGGGGAGGTGGCTTCCAAGTACGGCTCTCAGGTCCATTTCACTGTGCGGCAGCAGGTCCTGATCCTGGGGATCCCGGAGGAGAATCTCGATCGGGCCCTGGCCGAGCTGAAGGAGGTGGGTCTGCAGCCCGGATCGGCCGGAATGGTCTTCCGCAATGTTGTCTCCTGCCTTGGCACCGATTACTGCTACAAAGCAGTGGCAGAGACTATCACCCTGGCCAGAGAGATCGGCGAGCGCTTCAGCGGCGAGAAGACCCCCGGACCACTGAAGATGGCCATCGGGGGTTGTGCTTTTCCCTGCGCCCGGCCGCAGTTCAATGAGATCGGCCTGATGGGCAGGGTCAAGCCCCAGATCGACCTTGAGAGATGTACCGGCTGCGGCAAATGCCTTGAGGTCTGCAAGGTGGGGGCCACAAGCATCGTCGAGGGGAAGGCGGTCATCGATTACGATAAATGCGTCCGATGTGGCCGGTGCGTGGCCATCTGTCCTGAGGCGGCCAAGTACTCGGCAGAGGAGGGATACATCATGCTGGTGGGTGGCAGGGGAAGCTGGCCTCCACATGAGGGCTGGGTCCTTTGTGATATGCTGCCCCGAGAGAGGATCATCCCCCTCATCGAGCGGATACTGCAGGTCTACAAAGAGGAGGCAAAGCCGGGCATGAGGATGAGGGAGTTTATCAACTCCATCGGCTTTGAGGAGTTCAAGAGAAGGGTCCTGGAGTGATGATGGGGGAGGATTTAAAGAAGAGCAGGTCCTGAAGCAGATCCTGCGCCCAAGGGTGAGCAAGAATGGTCAAGGTCGGCATCATAAGATGTCAGCAGACTGAGGATATGTGCCCCGGGACGATGGACTTTGTGGTGGCATCTGAGGGGAAGATGGGCTTTGCAGAGATGGGCCCGGTTGAGATCATCGGCTTTCTCTCCTGTGGGGGATGCCCAGGAAAGAGGGCCATTCCCAGGGCGAGGATGATGGTTGATCGGGGTGCGGAGGCAATAGCCATTGCCTCTTGCATCAGCAAGGGCAATCCTATCGGCTTTCCCTGCCCTCACTTCCATGAGATAAAGGAGGGCATCGCCAGGGGGATAGGCCCCAAGGTGGAGATAATCGAGTGGACGCATTAGGGCTGGCAGCACCAATTCTTGCTGTATCAGTCCTTGCGGCATCAGCGCTTTTGGCATCAGGGA
Coding sequences within:
- the endA gene encoding tRNA-intron lyase, whose protein sequence is MLNSKVGQIIQGRLEGCKVHLGPEALPELYEQGYFGRPRGKGLELSLVEGAYLLDRSRVRILQEGEEIDFQAFFQVASSLEKGFEFRYVVYKDLRERGYYVQPGRPDFRVYPRGGHPGKGPAEFYVLVISERNPLPLKEIMQSVRLAGQMRKRLMLAIVDEESDITFYEGRERSMTGMMIDLEYGGQATLLEDRVVLWDIEASRLLHENGFYGKPVGERLQLSLVESAYLLEKGKIQLADRKGEPVDLPTLVAQAEQIDEDFGLKFAAYKDLREKRLVVKTGFKFGTHFRVYKQVQGTKKAPHSEYLVHAISPDHVFMPPVLSRAVRLAHSVRKQMVFAYSDDGIGYLEIKRLKP
- a CDS encoding 4Fe-4S binding protein is translated as MVQGRGIPKPVIYGNMPAVFQRRDGNFEIKLQVTGGLLTPQQVQRIGEVASKYGSQVHFTVRQQVLILGIPEENLDRALAELKEVGLQPGSAGMVFRNVVSCLGTDYCYKAVAETITLAREIGERFSGEKTPGPLKMAIGGCAFPCARPQFNEIGLMGRVKPQIDLERCTGCGKCLEVCKVGATSIVEGKAVIDYDKCVRCGRCVAICPEAAKYSAEEGYIMLVGGRGSWPPHEGWVLCDMLPRERIIPLIERILQVYKEEAKPGMRMREFINSIGFEEFKRRVLE
- a CDS encoding CGGC domain-containing protein produces the protein MVKVGIIRCQQTEDMCPGTMDFVVASEGKMGFAEMGPVEIIGFLSCGGCPGKRAIPRARMMVDRGAEAIAIASCISKGNPIGFPCPHFHEIKEGIARGIGPKVEIIEWTH